The following proteins are co-located in the Bradyrhizobium sp. AZCC 2176 genome:
- the murB gene encoding UDP-N-acetylmuramate dehydrogenase, whose protein sequence is MTFPDITPDLKAAMPQLRGRLLANQSLAELTWFRVGGPAQVLFTPADEGDLAYFLKLLSKELPVYVVGVGSNLIVRDGGMEGVVIRLSPRAFGETSASGDVVSAGTAALDKRVAETAAAANIGGMEFLFGIPGTIGGALRMNAGANGSETKDVLVEATGIGRDGTKHIFTNADMKFVYRNSGVDPSIIFTSARFRGQVADPETIRTRMNQVQTHRETAQPIREKTGGSTFKNPPGNSAWKLIDAAGCRGLRVGGAQVSEMHCNFLINTGNATGHDIETLGETVRERVKANSGIELHWEIKRIGIPV, encoded by the coding sequence TTGACCTTTCCCGACATCACGCCCGATCTCAAAGCCGCCATGCCGCAACTGCGCGGGCGGCTGCTGGCGAACCAGTCGCTGGCGGAGCTGACGTGGTTTCGCGTCGGCGGGCCAGCGCAGGTCTTGTTTACGCCGGCGGATGAAGGCGATCTCGCCTACTTCTTAAAGCTGCTTTCGAAGGAGTTGCCGGTCTATGTCGTTGGCGTCGGCTCCAACCTGATCGTGCGCGATGGCGGCATGGAAGGCGTGGTGATCCGCCTGTCGCCGCGGGCGTTCGGCGAGACGTCTGCCTCAGGCGATGTGGTCAGCGCAGGCACGGCTGCGCTCGACAAGCGCGTGGCGGAAACGGCGGCGGCCGCCAATATCGGCGGCATGGAATTCTTGTTCGGCATTCCCGGCACCATCGGCGGCGCACTGCGGATGAATGCCGGCGCCAATGGCAGCGAGACCAAGGACGTGCTGGTCGAAGCAACCGGCATCGGCCGCGACGGCACCAAACATATCTTCACCAACGCTGACATGAAGTTCGTCTATCGCAATAGCGGCGTCGATCCTTCGATCATTTTCACCTCGGCGCGATTTCGCGGGCAGGTCGCGGATCCCGAAACCATCCGCACGCGGATGAACCAGGTGCAGACCCATCGCGAAACCGCGCAGCCGATTCGCGAAAAGACCGGAGGGTCGACCTTCAAGAACCCGCCCGGCAACAGCGCCTGGAAACTGATCGACGCCGCCGGCTGCCGGGGCTTGCGTGTCGGCGGCGCGCAGGTCTCGGAAATGCACTGCAATTTCCTCATCAACACCGGCAACGCCACCGGGCATGATATTGAAACGCTGGGTGAAACCGTGCGCGAGCGGGTTAAAGCGAATTCTGGAATCGAGCTACACTGGGAAATCAAGCGGATCGGAATTCCGGTCTAG
- the ftsW gene encoding putative lipid II flippase FtsW, with protein MLARDQRTPFSDWWWTVDKLLLAAIAALMLGGVILSLAASPPVATRIGLDPFHFFSRHMLFLLPSLMVLIGVSFLSPKQIRRLALLVFVASIILIVATLVFGAEVKGSRRWITLLGVNIQASESAKPAFVVMAAWLFAESTKRPEMPATSMAMVLLLMLVSLLVMEPDFGQTMLILMVWGALFFIAGMRMIWVAGLAGAAGLGLFGAYLLVPHVAGRIRRFMNPASGDTFQVDMAMEAFWNGGWFGLGPGEGIAKRSLPDSHTDFVFAVAAEEFGIILCLALVSLFAFVVIRTLTRAYASEDMFARFAASGLAILFGVQAAINMAVNLQLIPAKGMTLPFISYGGSSIISLAYGVGMMLALTRQRPRTEVESMNAAGVARGYA; from the coding sequence ATGCTCGCCCGTGACCAACGCACCCCGTTTTCGGACTGGTGGTGGACCGTTGATAAGTTGCTGCTGGCCGCGATCGCCGCGCTGATGCTGGGCGGCGTTATCCTTTCGCTGGCGGCGAGCCCGCCGGTGGCGACCAGGATCGGGCTCGATCCCTTCCACTTCTTCAGCCGGCATATGTTGTTCCTGCTGCCGTCCTTGATGGTGCTGATCGGGGTGTCGTTCCTGTCGCCCAAGCAGATCCGCCGTCTCGCGTTGCTGGTCTTTGTGGCGAGCATCATCCTCATCGTGGCGACGCTTGTCTTCGGCGCCGAGGTGAAGGGCTCGCGGCGCTGGATCACGCTGCTCGGCGTCAACATCCAGGCCTCCGAATCCGCCAAGCCCGCCTTTGTCGTGATGGCGGCGTGGCTGTTTGCGGAATCGACCAAGCGGCCGGAAATGCCGGCGACCTCGATGGCGATGGTGCTGCTGCTGATGCTGGTGTCGCTTCTGGTGATGGAACCGGATTTCGGCCAGACCATGCTGATCCTGATGGTGTGGGGCGCACTGTTCTTCATTGCGGGCATGCGGATGATCTGGGTGGCCGGCCTTGCCGGCGCCGCAGGCCTCGGATTGTTCGGCGCCTATCTCCTGGTGCCGCACGTCGCGGGCCGCATCAGGCGATTCATGAACCCGGCCTCCGGCGACACCTTCCAGGTCGACATGGCGATGGAAGCCTTCTGGAACGGCGGCTGGTTCGGGCTCGGGCCTGGCGAAGGCATCGCCAAGCGCAGCCTGCCGGACAGCCATACCGACTTCGTGTTCGCCGTGGCGGCCGAAGAATTCGGCATCATCCTGTGCCTGGCGCTGGTTTCGCTGTTTGCCTTTGTTGTGATCCGGACGCTGACGCGTGCCTATGCCAGCGAGGACATGTTCGCGCGCTTTGCGGCCTCGGGGCTGGCGATCCTGTTCGGCGTGCAGGCCGCGATCAACATGGCGGTCAATCTGCAACTGATCCCGGCCAAGGGCATGACGCTGCCCTTCATCTCCTATGGCGGCTCGTCGATCATCTCGTTGGCCTATGGTGTCGGCATGATGCTGGCGCTGACGCGGCAGCGCCCGCGCACCGAGGTGGAATCGATGAACGCGGCTGGCGTAGCGCGCGGCTACGCTTGA
- the murG gene encoding undecaprenyldiphospho-muramoylpentapeptide beta-N-acetylglucosaminyltransferase, producing the protein MDNAPLILLAAGGTGGHLFPAEALGVELIRRGLRVRLATDARALRYSGLFTRDNIDVVPSETVRGRNPVALARTGFMLGYGMLVAANLVRRLKPSAVVGFGGYPTLPPLIAARLLGVPGIIHDANAVLGRANRFLSSRVNAIAASLPGVLDRDPSLAGKTTTVGTPMRPAILAAAAMPFASPEPNGPLRLLVVGGSQGARVMSDIVPSAVERLEPVLWSRLVLTQQVREEDMARVRAVYDRLKIKADLAPFFSDLPARLASSHFVVSRSGAGTVAELAAIGRPSILVPLPGAIDQDQFANAGVLAQVNGALRIPQAEFTPDRLAAEISTFAAEPARLTAMADAARKVGRLDAAERLADLVMKTAGI; encoded by the coding sequence ATGGACAACGCGCCTCTCATTCTACTCGCCGCCGGCGGCACCGGCGGTCATCTGTTTCCCGCCGAAGCGCTCGGCGTCGAACTCATCAGGCGCGGCCTGCGCGTGCGGCTGGCGACCGATGCCCGCGCGTTGCGCTACAGCGGACTTTTCACCAGAGACAATATCGACGTGGTGCCGAGCGAAACCGTGCGCGGCCGCAATCCGGTAGCACTCGCGCGCACCGGATTCATGCTCGGCTATGGCATGCTGGTTGCGGCCAATCTGGTGCGGCGGCTGAAGCCCTCGGCCGTGGTCGGCTTCGGCGGCTATCCGACGCTGCCGCCGTTGATCGCGGCAAGGCTGCTCGGTGTGCCCGGCATCATTCACGATGCCAACGCGGTGCTCGGCCGCGCCAATCGTTTTCTCTCCAGCCGCGTCAACGCGATCGCGGCCTCGCTGCCCGGCGTGCTCGACCGCGATCCGTCGCTGGCGGGAAAAACCACCACCGTCGGCACGCCGATGCGTCCGGCAATCCTTGCCGCCGCGGCGATGCCGTTTGCGTCGCCCGAACCGAACGGGCCGCTGCGCCTTTTGGTGGTCGGCGGCAGCCAGGGCGCGCGAGTAATGAGCGACATCGTGCCATCAGCCGTCGAACGGCTCGAGCCGGTGCTGTGGAGTCGCCTGGTACTCACGCAGCAGGTGCGTGAGGAGGACATGGCGCGGGTGCGCGCCGTCTATGACCGGCTCAAGATCAAGGCCGACCTCGCGCCGTTCTTCAGCGATCTGCCGGCGCGGCTGGCGTCCAGCCATTTCGTGGTCTCGCGTTCCGGCGCCGGCACCGTAGCGGAACTCGCCGCGATCGGCCGGCCCTCGATTTTGGTGCCGCTGCCCGGCGCAATCGACCAGGACCAGTTTGCCAATGCCGGTGTGCTGGCCCAGGTGAACGGGGCTTTACGGATTCCGCAGGCCGAATTCACGCCCGACCGGCTGGCGGCGGAAATCTCGACATTTGCCGCCGAGCCCGCGCGGCTGACCGCGATGGCGGATGCCGCCCGCAAGGTCGGCCGGCTCGACGCCGCCGAACGGCTGGCCGATCTGGTGATGAAAACCGCCGGAATCTAG
- the ftsA gene encoding cell division protein FtsA encodes MTGLDRNQTPKTRPVDHKRTALVASLDIGTSKVACMIARLKPSPPSEALRGRTHAVELIGYSQIQSRGVKAGAVVDLAECEQAVRQTVALAERMAKVRVESILLSVSGGRLQGQLVEAAADIRGGSVTSDDVTRVTSTGMRHATGEGRTVLHALPVGYALDGVKGIRDPRGMVARQFGVDMNVVTADATVARNLMLVVERCHLNVEAMAASPYVAGLSVLTDDEADLGAAVVEMGAGSTTIATYSAGRFVHASGFALGGQHVTMDLARGVGACIADAERIKTLYGTVLTGGSDARELMSVPTAGEEHDAPQIVSRATIANIVRHRAEEIFEMVRDRLADSPFAAEPRARVVLSGGASQLTGTVELATRILNRPVRIGRPLGFGRLPNEAKSASFAVPTGLLVYPQYAHLEHVEPRHTRQLRTGTDGYFGKVGRWLREGF; translated from the coding sequence ATGACCGGCCTCGATCGCAATCAGACCCCGAAGACGCGCCCCGTCGACCACAAGCGCACGGCGCTGGTGGCGTCGCTTGATATCGGCACCAGCAAGGTCGCCTGCATGATCGCGCGGCTGAAGCCGTCGCCGCCGAGTGAGGCGCTGCGCGGCCGCACCCATGCGGTGGAATTGATCGGCTACAGCCAGATCCAGTCGCGCGGCGTCAAGGCCGGCGCGGTGGTCGATCTTGCCGAATGCGAGCAGGCAGTGCGGCAGACGGTGGCGCTGGCCGAGCGCATGGCCAAGGTCCGCGTTGAGTCAATATTGCTGTCGGTTTCTGGCGGCCGGCTGCAGGGGCAGCTTGTCGAAGCCGCCGCCGATATCAGAGGCGGCTCGGTCACATCAGATGACGTCACCCGGGTGACCTCCACCGGCATGCGCCACGCGACCGGGGAGGGGCGCACGGTGCTGCACGCGCTGCCGGTCGGTTACGCGCTGGATGGGGTCAAGGGTATCCGCGACCCCCGCGGCATGGTTGCGCGGCAGTTTGGCGTCGACATGAATGTGGTGACGGCGGATGCGACGGTCGCCCGCAATCTGATGCTGGTGGTCGAGCGCTGCCACCTCAATGTCGAGGCCATGGCGGCGAGTCCTTATGTCGCAGGCCTGTCCGTATTGACCGATGACGAAGCCGATCTCGGCGCCGCCGTGGTCGAAATGGGCGCCGGATCGACCACGATTGCGACCTATTCCGCCGGCCGTTTCGTCCACGCCTCGGGTTTTGCGCTCGGCGGCCAGCACGTCACGATGGATCTTGCACGCGGCGTCGGCGCATGCATTGCGGATGCCGAGCGAATCAAGACTTTATACGGGACCGTGCTGACCGGCGGGTCTGACGCGCGTGAGTTGATGTCCGTGCCCACCGCGGGTGAGGAACACGACGCTCCGCAGATTGTCTCGCGCGCCACGATCGCGAACATCGTTCGGCATCGCGCCGAGGAGATTTTTGAAATGGTCCGGGACCGGCTCGCGGATTCCCCCTTTGCGGCAGAGCCGCGGGCGCGGGTCGTCCTGAGTGGCGGGGCTTCGCAGCTCACCGGCACCGTGGAACTCGCCACCCGCATTCTCAACCGGCCGGTCCGGATCGGCCGGCCGCTCGGTTTCGGCCGGCTGCCCAACGAGGCCAAGAGCGCTTCGTTCGCGGTTCCGACCGGCCTCCTGGTCTACCCGCAATACGCTCATCTTGAACACGTCGAACCGCGGCATACGCGGCAGCTCAGGACAGGGACTGACGGCTATTTTGGAAAGGTCGGACGATGGCTTCGCGAGGGCTTCTGA
- the murC gene encoding UDP-N-acetylmuramate--L-alanine ligase: MRLPREIGPIHFVGIGGIGMSGIAEVLCNLGYTVQGSDASEGGNVARLREKGIAVSVGHKAENVDGADVVVVSTAIKRDNPELMAARAQRIPVVRRAEMLAELMRLKSCVAIAGTHGKTTTTTMVATLLDAGGLDPTVINGGIINAYGSNARLGAGDWMVVEADESDGTFLKLPSDVVIVTNIDPEHLDHFKTFEAIQDAFRNFVENVPFYGFAVMCTDHPVVQTLVGKIEDRRIVTYGENPQADARMVDLTPIGGGSKFKVVFRNRKTDATHEIADIMLPMPGRHNASNATAAIAVAYELGMSDAAIRKAIAGFGGVKRRFTRTGEWNGITVIDDYGHHPVEIAAVLKAARESANGKVIAVVQPHRFTRLQSLFEEFCTCFNDADAVVVADVYPAGEAPIEGIDRDNFVLGLRAHGHREVIPLPSSAELAKVVHGIAGSGDLVVCLGAGNITQWAYALPDELKALG; encoded by the coding sequence ATGAGACTGCCGCGCGAGATCGGACCCATTCACTTCGTCGGGATCGGCGGCATCGGCATGAGCGGCATCGCCGAGGTGCTGTGCAATTTGGGCTATACGGTGCAGGGCTCGGACGCGTCCGAAGGCGGCAATGTCGCGCGGCTGCGGGAGAAGGGGATTGCGGTTTCGGTCGGTCACAAGGCCGAGAACGTCGACGGCGCTGACGTGGTCGTGGTCTCGACCGCGATCAAGCGCGACAATCCGGAACTGATGGCAGCCCGCGCCCAGCGTATTCCGGTGGTGCGACGCGCCGAAATGCTGGCCGAGCTGATGCGCTTGAAAAGCTGCGTCGCGATTGCCGGCACCCACGGCAAAACCACCACGACGACGATGGTGGCGACACTGCTCGATGCCGGCGGTCTCGATCCGACCGTGATCAACGGCGGTATCATCAATGCCTACGGCTCCAACGCGCGGCTGGGCGCGGGCGACTGGATGGTGGTCGAAGCCGATGAGAGCGACGGCACGTTCCTGAAGCTTCCGTCCGACGTCGTGATCGTCACCAACATCGATCCCGAACATCTCGATCACTTCAAGACTTTCGAGGCGATCCAGGACGCATTCCGCAATTTCGTGGAGAACGTGCCGTTCTACGGCTTTGCCGTGATGTGCACCGATCATCCCGTGGTGCAGACCCTTGTCGGCAAGATCGAGGACCGCCGCATCGTCACCTATGGTGAAAACCCGCAGGCCGATGCGCGGATGGTCGACTTGACGCCGATCGGCGGCGGCTCGAAATTCAAAGTCGTGTTCCGCAACCGCAAGACCGATGCCACGCACGAAATCGCCGACATCATGCTGCCGATGCCGGGACGGCACAACGCCTCGAATGCGACGGCGGCGATCGCGGTGGCGTATGAGCTCGGCATGTCCGACGCGGCGATCCGCAAGGCGATTGCCGGCTTCGGCGGCGTCAAGCGGCGCTTCACCCGGACCGGCGAATGGAACGGCATCACCGTGATCGACGATTATGGCCATCACCCCGTCGAGATCGCGGCCGTGCTGAAGGCGGCACGGGAATCGGCCAACGGCAAGGTCATCGCGGTGGTGCAGCCGCACCGCTTTACGCGCCTGCAATCGCTGTTCGAGGAATTCTGCACCTGCTTCAACGATGCCGACGCGGTTGTCGTCGCCGACGTCTATCCGGCCGGCGAGGCACCGATCGAAGGGATCGACCGCGACAATTTCGTGCTCGGCCTGCGCGCCCATGGCCATCGCGAGGTGATCCCGTTGCCGAGTTCGGCGGAGCTGGCCAAAGTCGTGCACGGCATCGCGGGTTCCGGCGACCTCGTCGTCTGCCTGGGCGCCGGCAACATCACGCAATGGGCCTACGCGTTGCCCGATGAATTGAAGGCGCTGGGATGA
- a CDS encoding cell division protein FtsQ/DivIB translates to MDGAGRLGRSLRSRGPQANLKAAAIGAVVLLRERLGRRARVPARPVIDREPTNRLVLLVERYLPNRAGVALTVLMLLGSAGLGIVKGGHVDEFMVALSDTRNALANSAGFRITTVAINGRKQLSQDEVLAIGGVNGRSSLLFLDAATVRDKLKANPWIADATILKLYPGQLQIDIVERTAFALWQQDGRLSVISEDGAVLEPYVSRRFVTLPLVVGKGADVRARDFLALLDRYPQVRIVTKAAILVGERRWNLRLKDGLDIRLPENDVGNALAVLSKLDKEDRLFSRDIVAVDMRLPDRLTVQLSEDAAKAREELFKDKKPKKKAGDA, encoded by the coding sequence ATGGATGGTGCAGGACGCCTCGGGCGGTCGCTGAGATCGCGGGGGCCCCAGGCTAACCTGAAAGCAGCCGCTATTGGAGCGGTCGTGCTGCTGCGCGAGCGGCTGGGCCGTCGCGCCCGTGTGCCGGCCAGGCCCGTAATCGATCGCGAGCCGACGAATCGCCTGGTCCTGCTGGTCGAACGTTACCTTCCGAACCGCGCCGGCGTCGCCTTGACCGTGCTGATGCTGCTCGGCAGCGCCGGCCTTGGCATCGTCAAGGGCGGTCATGTCGATGAATTCATGGTCGCGCTCAGTGACACCCGCAATGCGTTGGCCAATTCGGCCGGATTCCGCATCACGACGGTAGCCATCAATGGCCGCAAGCAATTGAGTCAGGACGAGGTGCTCGCGATCGGCGGCGTCAACGGCCGCTCCTCGCTGTTGTTCCTCGACGCCGCCACCGTGCGCGACAAGCTCAAGGCCAATCCGTGGATCGCAGATGCGACCATCCTGAAGCTCTATCCCGGTCAGTTGCAGATCGACATCGTCGAGCGCACGGCGTTCGCGCTGTGGCAGCAGGACGGCCGGCTGTCCGTGATATCGGAGGACGGCGCGGTGCTGGAGCCCTACGTTTCGCGCCGCTTCGTGACGCTGCCGCTGGTGGTGGGCAAGGGCGCCGACGTCAGGGCCCGTGACTTCCTCGCGCTGCTTGACCGCTATCCGCAGGTCCGCATCGTCACCAAGGCTGCGATCTTGGTCGGCGAACGGCGCTGGAATCTGCGGCTGAAGGACGGCCTCGACATTCGCCTGCCGGAGAACGACGTCGGCAATGCGCTTGCCGTGTTGAGCAAGCTCGACAAGGAAGACCGGCTGTTCTCGCGCGACATCGTCGCGGTCGACATGCGCCTGCCGGACCGCTTGACGGTGCAATTGTCTGAAGATGCGGCCAAGGCCCGCGAAGAACTGTTCAAGGACAAGAAACCCAAGAAAAAGGCCGGTGACGCATGA
- the mraY gene encoding phospho-N-acetylmuramoyl-pentapeptide-transferase — MFYWLIELSNTVPGFGIFRGVFNVFRYITFRTGGAMVTGALFVFLFGPWIIDHLRLRQGKGQPIRTDGPQSHLISKKGTPTMGGLMILSGLVVSTLLWANPLNPYVWIVLAVTLGFGFVGFYDDYLKVTKQSHSGFAGKLRLLIEAVIALAACYALVRLGRDATSTSLAIPFLKDMVINFGWFFVIFGAFVIVGAGNAVNLTDGLDGLAIVPVMIAAASFGMISYLTGNAVFSDYLQIRYVAGTGELAVLCGAVLGAGLGFLWFNAPPASIFMGDTGSLALGGMLGATAVAVKHEIVLAVIGGLFVLEAVSVIVQVTSFKLTGKRVFRMAPLHHHFEQKGWTEPQIVIRFWIISVMLALAGLSTLKLR; from the coding sequence ATGTTTTACTGGCTGATCGAGCTTTCCAATACCGTCCCGGGTTTTGGCATCTTCCGCGGCGTGTTCAACGTGTTTCGCTACATCACCTTCCGCACCGGCGGGGCGATGGTGACGGGCGCGCTGTTCGTGTTCCTGTTCGGACCCTGGATCATCGATCATCTGCGGCTTCGGCAGGGCAAGGGCCAGCCGATTCGCACCGACGGTCCGCAATCGCATTTGATCTCCAAGAAGGGCACGCCCACCATGGGCGGGCTGATGATCCTCTCGGGCCTCGTGGTCTCGACGTTGCTATGGGCCAATCCGCTCAACCCTTACGTCTGGATCGTGCTCGCGGTGACGCTCGGCTTCGGCTTCGTCGGATTTTACGACGACTACCTGAAGGTGACGAAACAGAGCCATAGCGGCTTCGCCGGCAAGCTGCGGCTGTTGATCGAAGCGGTGATTGCACTGGCTGCCTGCTACGCGCTGGTGCGACTCGGCCGCGATGCGACCTCGACGTCGCTCGCGATACCCTTCCTGAAGGACATGGTGATCAATTTCGGCTGGTTCTTCGTGATCTTCGGCGCCTTCGTCATCGTCGGCGCCGGCAATGCGGTGAACCTGACCGACGGTCTCGACGGGCTTGCGATCGTTCCGGTCATGATCGCCGCCGCCAGCTTCGGCATGATCTCGTACCTGACCGGCAACGCAGTGTTCTCCGACTACCTGCAGATCAGATACGTCGCCGGCACCGGCGAGCTGGCGGTGCTGTGCGGTGCGGTGCTCGGCGCCGGATTAGGCTTCCTCTGGTTCAACGCGCCGCCGGCCTCGATCTTCATGGGCGATACCGGTTCGCTCGCGCTCGGCGGCATGCTCGGCGCGACCGCGGTGGCGGTCAAGCACGAGATCGTGCTGGCCGTGATCGGCGGATTGTTCGTGCTCGAAGCCGTCTCGGTGATCGTGCAGGTGACCTCGTTCAAGCTGACGGGCAAACGCGTGTTCCGGATGGCTCCGCTGCATCATCATTTCGAGCAGAAGGGCTGGACCGAGCCGCAGATCGTGATCCGGTTCTGGATCATCTCGGTGATGCTGGCGCTCGCCGGCCTCTCCACGCTGAAGCTGCGGTGA
- a CDS encoding D-alanine--D-alanine ligase family protein — MRITILFGGTNTERLVSVASAQALHRALPEADLWFWDIADTVHEVASQLLLGHARPFEDEFKPGNRGLPLEAALDKAKSEDRVLVLGLHGGRAENGELQAMCELRGIPFTGSGSASSNLALDKVAAKRFAAIAGVATPASVTLEHLDAAFAEYGKLIAKPARDGSSYGLIFVNAKQDLVAVRNAAKTEEYLIEPFVSGVEATCGVLEQSDGSMFSLPPIEIVPADGAFDYAAKYLLKSTQEICPGRFSPEISTALMDQALRAHRALSCSGYSRTDFIISAKGPVYLETNTLPGLTAASLYPKALKAQGIEFPDFLRDQITLAERRSRERA; from the coding sequence ATGCGGATTACCATTCTCTTTGGCGGCACGAACACGGAGCGACTGGTCTCGGTCGCGAGCGCCCAGGCGCTGCATCGGGCATTGCCGGAAGCCGATCTCTGGTTCTGGGACATTGCCGATACCGTGCATGAGGTCGCGTCGCAGTTGCTGCTCGGGCACGCGCGTCCGTTCGAGGATGAATTCAAACCCGGCAATCGCGGCCTGCCGCTCGAAGCGGCGCTCGACAAGGCGAAGTCCGAGGATCGCGTGCTGGTGCTCGGCCTGCATGGCGGCCGGGCCGAGAACGGCGAATTGCAGGCGATGTGCGAACTGCGGGGGATTCCCTTCACCGGCTCCGGTTCGGCGTCGTCCAACCTCGCCCTGGACAAAGTGGCGGCCAAACGATTCGCGGCGATAGCGGGCGTAGCAACGCCGGCCAGCGTCACCCTGGAACACCTCGACGCGGCGTTCGCCGAATACGGCAAGCTGATTGCAAAGCCGGCGCGGGATGGATCGAGCTACGGCCTGATCTTCGTCAATGCGAAGCAGGATCTTGTCGCCGTCCGCAACGCCGCCAAGACAGAGGAATATCTGATCGAGCCGTTCGTCTCGGGCGTGGAAGCGACCTGCGGCGTGCTGGAGCAGTCGGACGGCTCGATGTTTTCGCTGCCGCCGATCGAGATCGTGCCTGCGGATGGCGCATTCGACTACGCGGCGAAATACCTGCTGAAATCCACCCAGGAGATCTGCCCTGGACGCTTTTCGCCCGAGATCAGCACAGCCCTCATGGACCAGGCGCTGCGGGCGCACCGGGCGCTGTCGTGCAGCGGTTACTCCCGGACCGACTTCATCATCTCGGCGAAGGGGCCGGTTTACCTGGAAACCAATACCCTGCCGGGCCTGACGGCGGCCTCGCTCTACCCGAAGGCGCTCAAGGCCCAGGGCATCGAATTTCCGGATTTTCTGCGTGATCAGATCACGTTGGCTGAACGGCGCAGCCGGGAACGGGCGTGA
- the murD gene encoding UDP-N-acetylmuramoyl-L-alanine--D-glutamate ligase encodes MIPVTSFADKTVAVFGLGGSGLASCHALKAGGAEVIAGDDSADNVAKAAQAGFNTADLRTVSWANFSALILTPGAPLTHPAPHWSVLMARQAGCEVIGDIELFCRERRRHAPDAPFVAITGTNGKSTTTALIAHLIDVAGYDTQMGGNIGTAILSLEPPRMGRVHVVEMSSYQIDLAPSLDPSVGILLNVSEDHVDRHGTLEHYAAVKARLVAGVQPQGTSIVGVDDGWCRNIADRLDQAGKRVVRISVRNPLPDGVYVERETIVQASGGARREIARLGGIGSLRGLHNAQNAACASACALAMGISTDMLQNGLRSFPGLAHRMEQVGRLGNVLFVNDSKGTNADAAAHALSSFADIFWIAGGKPKQGGITGLTEYFPRIRKAYLIGEAAQEFAGTLGERVPHEISETLDVAVANAARDAEASGIADPVVLLSPACASFDQYRNFEIRGAKFRDLVTAIPGVKPVV; translated from the coding sequence ATGATCCCCGTCACGTCATTTGCGGACAAGACGGTCGCCGTCTTTGGTCTCGGCGGTTCCGGCCTTGCGAGCTGCCACGCGCTGAAAGCCGGCGGCGCGGAGGTGATCGCGGGCGACGACAGTGCGGACAATGTCGCCAAGGCGGCGCAGGCCGGTTTCAACACGGCCGATCTGCGCACGGTGTCGTGGGCGAATTTTTCGGCGCTGATCCTCACTCCCGGCGCGCCGCTGACGCATCCGGCGCCGCATTGGTCGGTGCTGATGGCGCGCCAGGCTGGCTGTGAGGTGATCGGCGACATCGAATTGTTCTGCCGCGAGCGCCGCCGTCACGCACCCGACGCGCCGTTCGTCGCCATCACCGGCACCAACGGCAAGTCGACCACGACGGCCCTGATCGCGCATCTGATTGATGTCGCCGGCTACGACACCCAGATGGGCGGCAATATCGGCACCGCAATTCTCTCGCTGGAGCCGCCGCGGATGGGGCGCGTGCATGTGGTCGAGATGTCGTCCTACCAGATCGACCTGGCGCCCTCGCTCGATCCGTCGGTCGGCATTCTGCTCAACGTCAGCGAAGACCATGTCGACCGCCACGGCACGCTGGAGCACTACGCCGCGGTGAAGGCGCGGCTGGTCGCCGGCGTGCAGCCGCAGGGCACGTCCATTGTCGGCGTCGACGACGGCTGGTGCCGAAACATCGCCGACCGCCTCGACCAGGCCGGCAAGCGCGTGGTGCGGATATCAGTGAGAAATCCGCTGCCCGACGGCGTCTATGTTGAACGCGAAACCATCGTGCAGGCCTCCGGCGGCGCGCGCCGCGAGATCGCTAGATTGGGCGGCATTGGTTCGCTGCGCGGGCTGCACAATGCGCAGAATGCGGCCTGCGCCTCGGCCTGCGCGCTGGCAATGGGAATTTCGACCGACATGTTACAAAACGGCCTGCGCAGCTTTCCGGGCCTCGCGCATCGCATGGAGCAGGTCGGCCGCCTCGGCAATGTGCTGTTCGTCAACGACTCCAAGGGCACGAACGCGGACGCCGCCGCGCACGCGCTGTCGTCCTTTGCCGACATCTTCTGGATCGCCGGCGGCAAGCCGAAGCAGGGCGGCATCACGGGTCTCACCGAATACTTTCCGCGCATCCGAAAAGCCTATCTGATCGGCGAGGCCGCGCAGGAGTTTGCGGGAACGCTGGGCGAGCGTGTGCCGCACGAGATTTCCGAAACGCTCGATGTGGCGGTAGCCAACGCCGCGCGCGACGCGGAAGCGTCGGGGATCGCCGATCCGGTCGTGCTGCTGTCGCCCGCCTGCGCCTCGTTCGACCAGTACCGCAACTTCGAGATTCGCGGCGCAAAATTCCGCGATCTGGTGACGGCGATCCCGGGCGTGAAGCCGGTGGTGTGA